A region of the Rubripirellula tenax genome:
TTGTCCTTGCCGACGAGATCAACCGGACACCCCCAAAAACCCAGGCCGCTCTGCTTGAAGCGATGCAAGAACGGCAAGTCACCGTCGGTCGCAATCGTCACGTATTGTCGGATCCGTTCTTTGTGTTAGCGACGCAAAATCCGATCGAGCAGGAAGGCACCTATCCGCTGCCCGAAGCCCAGCAAGACCGATTCATGTTCAAGGTCTTCGTCGAATATCCAAGCTTCGACGAAGAATTCGAGGTTGCGCGTCGCACAACGGGTACTCAAACTGGCGTCGTCGAACCCGTATTGGCTGCCGAAGAGATTCTGCGTCTACAACAATTGGTTCGCCAAGTCCCGATCAGTGATCACGTCGTCCGATACGCGTTGTCGTTGGTTCGCCAGACACGGGTCGGCTCGGACGGTGTGCCTGATTTCGTCAACGATCTGGTCGGATGGGGCGCGGGTCCGCGTGCGGTCCAGTTTCTGATTTTGGGCGGAAAGGCGCGGGCGCTTTTGGAAGGTCGTTTCCACGTCCAAGTCGAAGACATTCAAGCTCTCGCCAAAGCGGTTTTACGTCACCGCGTGGTGGTCAACTTTGCCGCCGAAAGTGACGGAATCTCAAGCGATGATCTGATCGAACGCATCATCGCAGCCACGCCAACGACCGAAGACGAGCTTTCACGCGATGCCCGATTCCAAAAGATATTTGCGTCCTGAGGTTACCGGTCGCATCCGCCGATTGGAATTAACGGCCCGACGTGTGGTCGAAGGTTTCTTGTCGGGGATGCACCGCAGCCCCTATTTCGGACAGTCGATCGAATTTCTACAACACCGTAATTACACCGCCGGTGACGAGATTCGTCATATCGATTGGAAGGTGTACGCGCGGCAGGACAAACTGCACATCAAGCAGTACGAAGAAGAAACAAACCTTCGCCTTACCTTGATGGTCGATCGCAGCGCTTCGATGGCATACGGAAACGGCGACTCGAACAAGTTCGACTACTCCGCTTCGATCGCCGCGTCCCTTGCCTACCTTGCCCTTCGACAAAAAGATGCCGTTGGACTGGTCACGTTTGACACCGAAATGCGTGCCAGCGTTCAGGCGAAGAGCAACCAACAACAACTCACTCGCATCTTGACCCTGCTGGACACCGTTGGTGCCGACGGTCGAACGGATCTACCCAAAGTTGCCAAGCAGATCGCCCAGGGCATTCCCAAACGTGGCGTGGTTGTGGTGATTTCTGATTTGCTGGGCGTGGATGACCTGCGAGAAGGGTTACAGGTGCTTCGCCGCCGAGGCCATGACGTCGTCCTGTTCCACGTCTTGCATGATGACGAAATGGATTTCGAGTTCAACGGCTCGACCCGCTTTGAGGGCCTTGAAGGCGAAGACTTCCTCAACTGCAACCCCCGTGCTTTGCGTGATGGATACATCGAAGCTCTGAACCAGTTCTTGGACCAAACCAAGAAAGCGTGCGGTCGGTTGTCGATCGACTATGTCCAGGTTCGAACCAGCGAACCACTCGATGCCGTTCTAGCGAAGTTTCTAGCCGCCCGAAACTCGCTGCCCAAGCTGAAACGTTAGCCGAGCTTTGAATCAAATCCGTCCGCTTCAACCTGCCAACTGAAACCAATTTCCTTGTTCCTTTTTCCAGCCCTCACGATCGGTTTTTTGTTCGTCGTGGTGCCGCTGTTGGTCCACTTGATCAACATGCTTCGGCATCGCCGACAAGCGTGGGCAGCAATGGATTTTTTGCTGGCCAGTTATCGCAAGCAGAAAAAATGGATTCGTTTACGTCAGCTGCTGCTATTGCTTTCACGTTTGGCTGCCGCTGCCCTGTTGATCGCGATGCTGTGCGGTTGGACCGGCGGCGGGCGCACGTTCGGTATTCTAGGTTCGGCGACGACACATCATGTGGTCGTCCTTGATGACAGCTATTCCATGGGCGATGCCAGCGTCAATACAAATGGGACGTTGGAGGCGGGCGAAGCCAACGCGAGCGCATACGCGAGATCATTGGGAGCACTCCAGGACTTGACGCGTCGATTGGCAACGGACGACGGCATCCACCAGTTAACGGTCATCCGAGCAAGCCGCGCCGCCATGCTGACTCGCAGCGGCAGCGAGTCAGCCGACGTCGCGGCCGATCTTTCGGCGCAAACGATTACCAGCGACGTTCGCTTGATCAGCCGAATCATGGCGACGGGTCCCTCATCGATTCGGACCGATCTGGTTCCTGCACTCGACCAAGTCACCGAGTTGACCAACGCGACACCGGCCGATGCCAAGTACTTGTATATCGCAAGTGATTTTCGCCAACGCGATTGGGGCAATTCCGAACGCTTGGCCGCAGCGATGCGGAAGCTGGACGGCGACGTCTCGATACGCATGATCGACTGCGCTGCGCCACCGGCACCCAACTTGGCGATCACCGATATTTCGCCCGCACAGGACGTGTGGGTCGCCGGCGTTCCGGTCGTTGTTCGAGTGAAAGTGAAAAACTATTCCGCGTCGCCGGTCAAAAACGTTCCGCTGACCACCCGCGTCATCCGCTATTCATCCGATGTCGTGATGACCGATCCGACGCGTCAATTCAGCGGCGAAGTTGAGTCGATGCCATCGATCGTGATCGAATCGTTAGCAGCAGGCGAAGAGACCACCAAGAGTTTTCAGGTCTTCGTCACTCAAACGGGCACCCACGCGATCGAAGCCAAGTTGCCCGACGATTCTCTTGCGATCGACAACGTTCGTTCATGCACGCTGCCCCTTTCGGATGTTGAAAAGGTTCTGGTGATCGACGGTGATACCGACCGTCGCGGTGCCTATCACATCGCGTCGGTATTGAATCCTGGAAGCCAAGTGCGCATCGGCGCAATCCCCGACATTCAGCCGCCATCGTATTTGCGTTCGGCAACGCTAGAAACCCTCGCACCCTATCGTGCCATTTATTTGGTGGACGTTGACGAAATCGGCGAGAACGCGGCCGACTCGCTATCGAAATATGTACGCCGTGGTGGAGGTCTGGCGTGGTTCCTGGGTGGTTCGATCGACCGCGAGACGTACAACCGAGTCCTATTGGGACAGGATCGTGCGTTGCTGCCTGCTCCGCTTGGATCATCACTTCCATTGCCGCCGGGATCCGATTCGCAGTCCGACGTCGGGCTGGGCGAATCGGCATCGACGCTGCTGTCGCCTCTTCAAGCGGTCGGCGAAAGCGCCCTGGCACTGGTTGGGTTGTCGCAATCGTGGCAACTCGAAACGGCACCGCTACAGAACGAACTCGATGTTGATAGGCCGCGGGTTCAAACCGTGCTGACTCGCCGCGACGGCTTGCCCTTGGTAACGCTTCACGATGTAGGACGGGGGCGCGTGATCACGGCGCTCACCGGACTGGATGGATCGTGGACGAATTGGCCGGGTGATCCGACCTTTGTGGTCTTCCTTTTGCAATCCAACGCGATGCTGTGGAGCGGTGCTGCCCCGCCGACGCACCGTATGATCGACGATCCGATCGACAAACGATTGTCCGCTCGTGACTATGCCCCCGAAGCCTCGTATGTTCCCGCCGTCAACGAACCGCCGCGCGTGCCGATGGAGATCACGGCCACGGAACAGACCGAAAAAGCTACCGCCGAGTCTTCTGTCATCACGTTCGGCCTCAATCCCAGCGAAATGGTGATCGAAGGACAGGACAACGTCGACGAAATTCTCCGCCCCGGAATTTCCGAGTGGGTACTGGTACGATCCGATGGGCGAACCGAAGTCGTTCCCGTTGCTTCGGTAATTCACGCCGGCGAAGGCGAACTCGATCGCGCCGATCCCGCCGAAGTTGCTCAACAGTTTCTACCGCTTGAGCTGCAATTCGTGACCAGCAGCGATTGGAGCGAGCAGAACCAAACGGCAGGCAGTTCGACCATCACATTGTTACTCTTGTCGCTGCTCGTTGCCATTTTGGCTGCCGAACAGACGCTCGCCTACTGGGCCAGCTACCACGTCAAACCGACCGGAGCCAAGGCGCTGGCAAAATCACAGATGCCAGCCGCCTCGACACTGGGAGGCCAATCATGAACGGAACCGATACAAGTCAAATCGTTTATGAATTTGTGCGAGCCAACTCGTTGGAAGGTTGGTGGGTTTGGGCCTTGTTGGTCGCTGCTTTGGCGACCGCGTTATGGGCTTGCATTCGGTATTACCGCCGCGACGTTGCCGAACTCTCGGTACCCATTCGCGCCGTGCTGGTCGGACTGCGAGTCGCAACGGTCATCGCGTTGGTTTTCTTTTTCTTCGACCTACAACGTCGCGCACAACGAATGGTGACGCGTCCCAGCGAGGTTGCCGTTCTGGTCGACACCAGCCAAAGCATGTCGTTGCCATCGGGCTCCGCAATTAGCACTCAAAGCCGATCCGAACGCGTCGAACAATTGCTGAAGCAAACCGATGTGCTGGATTCTCTTTCCAAAGAGCACCGCGTTTCCGTTTACGGCTTTGGCGACGATTCACAACCGCGGCTGATTCAGTCCCTGGGCATCGGTACCGATCGTGAACCCGAAAACTCCGTCGAAGCCAACAACACAGACCTTTCTAAACCGGCAATGGTAGGTTCGCTGTTGATTGCAATCGGAGCGGTTTTTGCGGTCTTGTCATTGTTGATCGGCGCCGCGGGACGTGGTGCGTCCGTCGGTCCGTGGGTGCTGTCCAGTGCAGTTTGCTTGATACCCGGGATCATCACGCTGGGGACCACCTACTGCGTCCGCACCGAACAAACATTGACGCAATTGATGGGAATCGACGCTCCCACGCCAGATGATCCAGACGACAAAACAGATCCCCAACCGGAGCCCGACCAGCCGATTCGAGTGATCGATTGGAACGATGCCATCGCCGCGTCGGCGCCGCAAACACATATCGGCGACGCGATTCGCGGCGTGCTGGCCGACCATGATCCGTCGACTTTGGCCGGGATCGTCCTGGTTTCAGACGGGCAAGCCAACGGCGGCAGCGATATGGGGACGGCCGTAGCGTCGGCGCGGCGCAGCGAAGTCGCTGTTTATCCGGTCGGCTTGGGCAGCAGCGATGCGCCAACGAACATTCGCGTCGTCGACTTGGATGCACCCCGACGCGTCTATCCGGGTGACAAATTTGCGATCACGGCCGTGCTGCAGGCGAGCGGATCGAAGCCATTGGAAGTCGAGGTGCAGTTGCTCGACGGCCTGGACAATACGTCGACCGAGAACGGGCAAGACGATTCGCGACAAGCGGATGGAAAGATTAAACCGCCCGGTGATGTCGTCGACTCACAAACCGTCCAAGTCAACAACGACGGCACACTGACGGGGATTCGTTTTGAACTTGAGCCGGAATCCGTCGGCCGACGTCGACTGGCGATCCGAGTCATTGCACCAGCCGAAGATCAAAACGATCGTGATGATTTGCGCGACGCCCGCTACGAAGTGGTCTCTCGCAAATTGCGCGTGCTGGCGATCGCCGGTGGCCCGACTCGCGAGTACCGGTTCGTTCGAAATTTGCTTTACCGCGATAAGTCGGTCGAAATCGATGCATGGTTACAGACCGGACAACCCGGGATCAGTCAAGATGCCGATCGGTTGCTAACCACGTTTCCGGAAACGGCGGAGGAGCTATTCGAATACGACGCGATCGCCATGTTCGATCCGAATTGGAATAGCCTTTCGGCGGAAGATTTGGAACTGCTTGATCGATGGATATCCCAACAAGCCGGCGGCATGATTCTTGTCGCCGGACCGGTCTATCACCCGCAATGGATTCGTCGCCAAACGGACCCGAGAGTCGCTCGGATTCGCGGATTCTTTCCTGTCAATCTGTCGACGCAATCACCACTGTTGTCGGGAGGCCGTCAGGGCGGCGAGACGGCGTGGCCGCCTAAATTCACTCCCGAGGCGCGTCGTGCAGAATTCCTGTGGATCGCCGAGGCTCCCGAAGACAGCTTCGATGTCTGGGATGACTTCGATGGCGTATATGATTACGTCGATGCAAAGAGCGCCAAACCGGGTGCGAAAGTCTATAGCTACTTCAGCGATCCGACGACCGAAATCGCGGGCTCCTTACCCGTCTATCAGGCGTCACAGTTCTACGGTGCCGGACGGATTTTCTTTCAGGGCAGTGGCGAGATGTGGCGACTGCGAGGCGAAAGCGACGCGTACTTTGACAGTTTCTATACCAAGCTGGTCCGTTGGGTCAGCGAGGGTCGACTGCTGCGTGACAGCAACCGCGGTATCTTGATGGTTGATACATCGCGAGCCATGGTTGGGGACACGATCACCGTTCGCGCCGTCTTGTCGGATGAACAATTCGAACCATTGGACGTTCCCGAAGTACGCGCAAAACTACTGGCGCCCAGCGGCCGCATCGACGATCTGCGCCTGAATCCGCTCAAGGGCGAACCCCGCGCCGGCACCTATGGTGGTCGCTTTGTTGTCCGCGAAGCTGGCAGTTACGAGATCCGATTGACGCTTGGTGATGCGCTCGACGAACAAGTCGTTCGGCAAAGCGTGCAAGTTCGATTACCCACCATTGAATTGGAGCGTCCCAAACGCAATGACGTTGATCTAGAACAGTTCGCATCCATGACCGGTGGCGTCTACTTGCCAATCAATGATGACGTGACCGACGAATCGATCGCTACGGCTCTGGTTTCGAATCTGAAACCACAGCCGCAAACAACGATTCTGCCAGGGACACCAGACATCGACTTCAACCGACGCCGAAATGCCGTTCTGATGTGGTTGATCGGAACGATGTTGACGATGGAGTGGGTCACCCGTCGACTGCACCGATTGGCGTAAGTGATTGGCAGCACGCTTCGTTCTTACGACCATCATGACCGTGGTGTCGTTCCGTTAACGCTTGCCTCGGCCGGGCTGGTTTTTCGGATTTAGCGGCAGCACGTTTGCTCGCTGAGCATACGCCATCCACATGGCCACGAGCTCTTTAACGCGTTCGGGCTTTTCGAGACTCAGATCGTTTTGTTCACTACGGTCGACCGAGATGTCGTACAGTTCCCATTTGCCGTTCTTGCCTTTCGCGACCAGCTTTTCGTTGCCGACGCGAATCGCTCGGTTACCTTCGTGTTCCCAATAGATCGCCTCGCGCTCAATGGAATTGCCATCGAACGTGGGAACCAAACTTTTTCCTTCCATCGGCTTGATCGTTTGCCCGCCGTGGAACGTGGTCGGATAGGTTGCGCCGGCAACATCAACGGCCGTCGCCATCAAATCGATCAAGTGGCTTGGTGTGCTTTCCAATTCACCGTGACGGCGGATGCCTTCAGGCCAGTGCGCGATCAGCGGCGTCGCGATTCCCCCTTCGTGAACATAGTGCTTGTATTCGCGAAAGGGCGTGTTGGAAACCGTCGCCCAGCCTTCGCCATAACCGATCGCTGTATCCGCAGGTCCGGCCATCGCCCCCTTGCCCGTTCGCATCGGAAATCCGTCACGAGACTGTTTGGGCGTCATATCGGGCTGGAGATAGTCATCCGCCAACACCGCCATCGTCGGTGCGGCGGCACGAGGCCCACCCATGCCGCCGCGGCCGTAACCTTCGGCGCATCCGCCGTTGTCTTGGAAGAAACAGATCAACGTATTCTCGATCTCGCCCGTCTCTTTCAGTGATTCGATCAACCGTCCGATCCCTTGGTCCATGTTGTCGATCATCGCCGCGTAGACCTCCATGTTTCGCTTATCCCAGTCCCAATAGGTCAATTCTTTTTTGTTGTCAGGGATCGGCCAATTGACCGTATCGGACTTTGTGATCAGACCGAGATCAAGCATTTTTTGGTAACGCATGTTACGGATCGAATCGTAGCCCTGGTCGTACTTACCTTCGTGCTTAGCGATGTCATGTTCTAGGGCGTGCATCGGCCAGTGAGCCGCAGTGAAAGCGACGTACATAAAGAACGGTTGATCGCCGTTGTCGTAATGATGTTCGCGAACGAATCGCGACGCATGATCGGCGATCGCATCGGTGTAGTAGAACGTACCGTTGGCCATCTGATCCGGCGTGTACTCGGGATCGGTCAGCGGCGAAACAAATTGGTTGTCACGAGTCAGTGTGTTGGGATCAAAGAAACTTCCGGCACCGTGGATCGTTCCGTAGAAACGATCAAACCCACGTTGCAGCGGCCAGTTGTGCTTGTCCGCTTCGGTCTTTGGATCAACTTGCTTTGTCACGTGCCATTTGCCGGCCATGTAGGTCCGATAACCTGCCGGCTTCAATGCCTCGGCAATCGTCACGCAATTTCGATTGAGTTCACCGCGGTAACCGTCGAACCCTCGGTCATCCATCATGTGACCGACGCCCGCTTGATGAGGATAAAGCCCCGACATCAAACTCGCCCGCGTGGGACAACACCGACCCGTGTTGTAAAACTGGGTAAAACGCAGGCCCTTGGACGCCAATGAGTCCAAGTGGGGCGTCGGTATCTCGCTGCCATAGCAACCAATATCGGAAAACCCCATGTCATCGGACAGAATATAGATGATGTTAGGCTTGTCGGCGGCGATAGCGACGCTCGACGACGTCAACAAACACAGAACCAAACAATAGAATCGCATTAAAAAGCTCGAGGCGATCGTGGAAGAAAATCGTAGAACGGATAAACAGAATACACGCATGTGGATTTGCAAATCGACGCAAACGAGGATTTCATCGATCATTGTCGTGAATCATCTGACGCAGTACGCCAGCTTGCCGTTGTTTGCAGTGTTGTCGATAGCGATGATTTCAGTTTCAAATTCTGATGCCCTCGCGGCCGGTGGAATCTTGAACCTAACGGTTCACGACGAAGATTCAGGCGCACCGACCACAACACGAGCGGAGATCGTGCGAGTCGATAAGCCCGACAAACCAATGCCGATCCGAAAAACGGTCCCGGCCGGGATGGGAATCGTGTTGGATCGGGCCCTTGAGCTATCAGTGCCCGATGGTGCGTACATTTTCCGCATGATCCGTGGCCCTGAATACAGAATCATCACGGGCAATTTCACGCTCGAAAGATCAAGCCTGGACGACCACAACGTCGATCTACCCAGGATGATCGACATGCAATCCAAGGGCTGGACCAGCGGTGACTGCTGCGTTGTAACCTCGCCGTACAGCTTGCCGCTGCGGATGGTTGCCGAGGACCTGCACGTTGCGGCGGCGCTAGGACACGTTGACGCAAAGCCGATCGCAGGACGTGACCGCGACGATCCGCCGACGATCGATCCGATGTGGATCCGTGAAGATGCAAAGCACCGCGACGGATTGGTCTTTTATGGCATTGACCCCGCCTCGTCCGATTCACCAGATGAAACGAATCGTGAAGCAATGGATGTTTCCACATACGACCCAAGCATCAAGATTGCGATCGAGAACCCATTTGCGTGGCCTTTGCCTATTTGGTTGGCAAGCGACCGAATCGATGGGCTTTTTGTCATGGGCGATTGGTTGCGTCTGGATCGCAAGGTGTTGTCGGTGAAAGACGGCCGTGAAACGACCGGCTTGATCAAGGGCACGACGCAGGCGGTGGGACGGTGGGCTGAACGAATCTATTGGAACACGCTCGAAGCGGGGTTTCGGATTCCGCCAATGGCCGGAAGCGGCAACGAAAGCGGTGCATCGCCCGTCGGCTACAACCGGCTGTACGTGACAGCCCCAATCGGAAGCTATCGCAACGACGGTTCGGCGGAAACTGCCCGTGAAGGAAACTCCGTTGCGAACGAAGATGCTTGGTGGCGAGCCGCGTGGAACGGTCAAAGTGTCGCGACAAACGGCCCGATGCTGCGACCGATGCTGGGCGGCGAAATCCCAGGCCACGTCTTTACCGCTACCCAAGGCGAAGCATTGCAACTGCAACCCGAAGTTGACTTGTCGACGCGAGATCCCGTCGACTACCTGGAAGTCGTTCACAATGGACAAGTCCACTACAAAGCCAAACTCGACGAGTTTGCCCGAGCCGGTGGAGTGATCCCGCCGTTGGTCGTCCGCGAAAGTGGATGGGTCGTCATGCGGGTGGTGACGTTGTTCGATGATCACTACAGGTTCGCGACCAGCGCCCCGTGGCACATCGAATTCGATGGTCATCGCCGAGTGACCTCGGAAGCGGTACAGTTTTTCCAACTGTGGCAGAACGAATACGAAGAACGGCTAAAAAAACTCCCCCCCGACGAACTGACCCAATACATTCCACAAGTCAAAACGGCCCGCGAATTTTGGTCCCAACGATCGTCGGAAGCGGTCGACGCCACCGGCATGCGTCCCTGATTTGCCGACCTGGACGGGCTCTCTGGTGACGGGTTTCGCAACTCATGCCGATTGGCGAAACTAGCGGCCATGAAATCGATCGCTGCAGACCTTTTGCCCTATTCGTCCGCCGAGCTTGACCTCGGCCGTCACACGCTGCGCTATTTGGATGAAGGAGACGGTGAACGTACGATCCTTTGCGTCCACGGAAACCCGACATGGAGTTTCTATTGGCGACGGGTGATCGACCGATTCTCGCCTTCGATGCGAGTCGTTGCCGTCGACCATCTGGGTTGTGGCCGGAGCGACAAGCCGCCACGAGACGACTTTGCCTACACGATGGCGGCCCACCGAGACAACTTGGTCAAGTTGATCGATCATCTGGATTTGAAAAATGTGACGCTGCTGGCGCACGACTGGGGCGGCGCGATCGGATTGTCGTCGTTGGTCCAGCGGCACAGTCGCTTCGAACGAATCATGCTGCTCAATACCGCCGCATTCCCACCGCCGTACCTGCCGTGGCGGATCGCGGCGTGCCGCATCCCAGTAATCGGCAAGGCTGCGGTACGCGGCGGAAATGCGTTCGCGCGAGCCGCAATCACCATGGCCATGGACCGAAATCGGATGACGCCCGACGTCGCCAAAGGGTTGTTGGCGCCCTACAACAATTGGGAAAATCGAGTCGCGATCGACGCTTTCGTGCAAGACATCCCGATGCACCCGAGTCACCCGACCTACCAGACACTTGCCGATTTAGAAAACGAACTGCCGGGCCTTGCGGACATGCCATCATTGTTGGTGTGGGGCATGAAAGATTGGTGTTTTCGTCCGGAGTGCCTGCGTCGTTTCCAGTCCGTTTGGCCGAGTGCGACATCCGTCGAGATCGCGGATGCCGGCCACTATGTTATCGAGGATGCCCCCGACGAGACGCTTGACGCAATCGATACCTTCTTGTCGCAAACGACCGATGGTTGATCCCTTCGAAACCATTCGTCATCAGATACATTCACCATCGGATGCCGTTCGATGGGCGTGCATTTTGGAAGCAACCGCTCCCAAAGCTGGCAACGTCTTTCCGGGCCGGCCCTTTGATGACCTGCAATACATTGACTTCGTCAAAGCTGCCGAAGTCACTGCCACTGCGTTCAATGACGCATCGCTTCCGATTACTCGACGCATGCTGATGGCGGCGACGGCAACTCGGCAAGCGACCGCGACCAACGTGAACTTGGGAATCATCTTGCTGCTTGGTCCGCTGGTCGCGGCGGACGAGTCGCTTAAGGCCAGCGAGAAAGAACCGAACGATTGGTTGGCCGCACTTGAAACGGTGCTTGATGGTTTCGATCCCACGGATGGACAGAACGTATATGACGCAATCGCAATGGCGTCCGCCGGCGGGCTGGGCAACGTGGATTCGATGGACGTTCATCAACCACACGATCAAGTCGATCTGCGAGCAGCGATGATTTCGGCGCAGCAACGCGATCGAATCGCATTGCAATATGCTTCGGGATTCCGAGACTTCTTTGAACACGTTGTTCCCGTTGTCCGAAACGAGATCATGGGACAGGGCGACCTTTTGACTGGAATCAACCGTGCCCATGTGCAACTGCTTGCCGAATCGGTCGATACGCTGATTGCTCGGAAATGTGGTGTTGATGTTGCGAACGACGTTCAATCGCGGTCTAAACTCACGTGCCTGGATTCGGTACCGGAGATGGCTGAACTAGACGCTTACCTGCGTTCCCCCGACCATCGTCTGAACCCCGGCACGACGGCTGACTTGATCGCGGCGGCACTCTATGTATTGCTAAGAACCCCCAACCACTCTTTTCGAGATTGATTTCGTGACAAAAGCTACGTTCCGTGTTGATGTGACCAAAGAACAGTTTGTGTTTTCGGCCGCACACTTCATTACTTTTGCGGGCGATATCTGCGAACGCCTGCACGGCCACAACTATGGCGTCCGCGCGTCAGTGGAAGGTCCGCTGGACGAAAATCGCTACGTGGTGGACTTCATCGCGCTTCGCGACGCGGTCCTTCAACAAACCCAAGCACTGGATCACCACGTCGTGCTGCCGCGTGACCACGCGGAAATCAAAATCATTAGCGACGCCAAAGAAACGACGGCGACGTTTCGCCAGCGCCGATGGGTGTTTCCCAACGAAGACTGTGTCATCCTTCCCGTCGTCAACACAACGGCGGAAGAAATGGCTCGTGTGATCGCAGAGCGAGTGATGGAAGCAACACGTGAACAGTTTTCCGATGCGATCGACTGGATCGAAGTTGCCGTCGACGAAAACCATGGCCAGTGGGGTGTTTGCCGATTGCCGTGGAAAAAATAGAGCACCGCTACTGCAACGGTTCGACCACGCCATCGCGATCGACGTTCACGCGACGTGTTTTTCCATCGACGGTCACATCATACTCGCCAATAAAACCGCGAAACTGGACGTTCCCGTTTCCATCGGCGACCAACGATTCTTCCGTCGTCCATTCTTCCTTTGTCAACCGAATCCACTCGGCTCCCATCGCTGTCGGCGTCCAATCCTTGCGAAAGAGAGCCGCGGTGGGCTTCCAGTGTGCCCCTTCCCAGAAACCCCACGTCAGAACGCCGGCAACAGCCGGATGGGAAAAGCAGACGGTCAAAAAGTCTCGCGTGAAATCGGCCTTCAAAGGTTCGCCGGGAACTTCGACGTCATACTCGGTGATCAACACTTTCAACCCGAGCGAATGCCAGTGGTCCAGTTCGGCGACCAATCGTTCCGGCGGCGTCAACAAAGCACCGAAGTGCCCTTGGATTCCGATCCCGTCGATCGGCGCGCCATTATCGATCAAGTAGCGAACGGTTTGTTCGAAGTGTGCCTTGTGAGTCGTTGGAAAACCGCCGCGTACTAGACCCGCGTAATCGTTGTAGTAAAGGTCGGCGGTACTGGCGACTTCGTCCGCCGTCTTGAACCATCCCACCATCGCTTCGTCGCCCAACGTCGCGGTCAATTCGACGTTGTCGAATACTTCGTTCAAGACATCCCAGTCACGTACCAGCCCCTGGGTAACAAAACCCATTTCGCGAATGTGACCGTCAAGGACGCGAGTCAGCGCTTCGGGGCGATCTAGAATCGTCGGAACCCACTCGGGCAGGTTTCGTACGCCTGGCCAAATCATGACGTGCCCCCGCGCGGGAAACCTTTCTTGCTTCATCCAATGCAGCGCATCGATCGTGGCCTGGTGGCTGATCCAATTCGAATCCCAGCTTTGCCACTTCAAGCCGTTTTCGATGGTGCCGACATTGAAGTATTCCTTCAATGTTTCACGATATCGGTCGTTGTCCGAACCCTCGCCCGTCAACATCGGTACCGATACCGCGGTCCCAAAATCGAATGCGTGTCGAACCAATTTGACTTGGGCCTTCGAACCGGCACGAGCATTGCCGTCATCATCGCGAAGCGTCATTCGGATATCGCGTTTGCGATACTGCTCAATTCGTTCCGCTGCTTCGGTTCGCCAGGACGCATCGGGCTCCCGTCCCGCGTAAGTCAGTTC
Encoded here:
- a CDS encoding AAA family ATPase, giving the protein MSHDAAANGEMLSEADASRLHEARRRILEQLGKVIVGQEHVIDEILICLFSRGHVMLEGVPGLAKTLMISTLAKTLDLSFSRIQFTPDLMPADVTGTEIIEEDKSTGHREFRFMQGPLFANVVLADEINRTPPKTQAALLEAMQERQVTVGRNRHVLSDPFFVLATQNPIEQEGTYPLPEAQQDRFMFKVFVEYPSFDEEFEVARRTTGTQTGVVEPVLAAEEILRLQQLVRQVPISDHVVRYALSLVRQTRVGSDGVPDFVNDLVGWGAGPRAVQFLILGGKARALLEGRFHVQVEDIQALAKAVLRHRVVVNFAAESDGISSDDLIERIIAATPTTEDELSRDARFQKIFAS
- a CDS encoding DUF58 domain-containing protein: MRPEVTGRIRRLELTARRVVEGFLSGMHRSPYFGQSIEFLQHRNYTAGDEIRHIDWKVYARQDKLHIKQYEEETNLRLTLMVDRSASMAYGNGDSNKFDYSASIAASLAYLALRQKDAVGLVTFDTEMRASVQAKSNQQQLTRILTLLDTVGADGRTDLPKVAKQIAQGIPKRGVVVVISDLLGVDDLREGLQVLRRRGHDVVLFHVLHDDEMDFEFNGSTRFEGLEGEDFLNCNPRALRDGYIEALNQFLDQTKKACGRLSIDYVQVRTSEPLDAVLAKFLAARNSLPKLKR
- a CDS encoding BatA domain-containing protein — protein: MFLFPALTIGFLFVVVPLLVHLINMLRHRRQAWAAMDFLLASYRKQKKWIRLRQLLLLLSRLAAAALLIAMLCGWTGGGRTFGILGSATTHHVVVLDDSYSMGDASVNTNGTLEAGEANASAYARSLGALQDLTRRLATDDGIHQLTVIRASRAAMLTRSGSESADVAADLSAQTITSDVRLISRIMATGPSSIRTDLVPALDQVTELTNATPADAKYLYIASDFRQRDWGNSERLAAAMRKLDGDVSIRMIDCAAPPAPNLAITDISPAQDVWVAGVPVVVRVKVKNYSASPVKNVPLTTRVIRYSSDVVMTDPTRQFSGEVESMPSIVIESLAAGEETTKSFQVFVTQTGTHAIEAKLPDDSLAIDNVRSCTLPLSDVEKVLVIDGDTDRRGAYHIASVLNPGSQVRIGAIPDIQPPSYLRSATLETLAPYRAIYLVDVDEIGENAADSLSKYVRRGGGLAWFLGGSIDRETYNRVLLGQDRALLPAPLGSSLPLPPGSDSQSDVGLGESASTLLSPLQAVGESALALVGLSQSWQLETAPLQNELDVDRPRVQTVLTRRDGLPLVTLHDVGRGRVITALTGLDGSWTNWPGDPTFVVFLLQSNAMLWSGAAPPTHRMIDDPIDKRLSARDYAPEASYVPAVNEPPRVPMEITATEQTEKATAESSVITFGLNPSEMVIEGQDNVDEILRPGISEWVLVRSDGRTEVVPVASVIHAGEGELDRADPAEVAQQFLPLELQFVTSSDWSEQNQTAGSSTITLLLLSLLVAILAAEQTLAYWASYHVKPTGAKALAKSQMPAASTLGGQS